The Pseudobdellovibrionaceae bacterium region CGAGTCGCCGGGGGCCGCCAGCAGTTTTTTTGAAATGTCGGTCATGTAGACGTCGAAACGATCCTTCGCCAGCCCACGGCGCGCGGCTTCGAGCGCCTCGGGGCCGCGGCCTTGTCGCTGGTACAAGGACGCCAGAAACAGATCGAAGGCACCGTTTCCGGGATCGCCGCTTTGCGCTTCTTCCAGAATTTGGATCGCCTTCGGGATATTCACGCGGGCGGTATTACCCCGTCCCAAGAAAATTCCCGCTTCGCTCAGGCCCTCCAGAAAACGGCGCGCGGTGGACGGCTCTTCACGGGGTTTCGCGTTCGGAATCTCGAACATCCAATCCAGCAGATCCTGATCGGCGGCGCTGAGTCCCGAGGCCACGTCCTTCAGATAGTTCGCCGCTTGCGCTTGGGTTCCGCCGGGCGTGGGCGTTTTCATCCAAAGGCAGGGATCGCTCGTCACGATGAGCGGAACCTGCGAACCGGGCGCGTTCGGCGTCTCGGACGCGGATATTTTTTTCGGTGGCGTGAGGGGAGTGGCGGCCCGACCGGCGACCACCGCGATGCCGCGACCGGCGCGTTCCGGCGGTGGCGCCGGTTCGGTCTCGCGCATTTGGAAGAGCGCGCCTAAAGCTCCGAAGAGCAGAAAGAAAAAAGCCACCAAGCGGTAGTCCATGGAATCCCAGTGTCGCGCGAACGCCGCGCGCGGGGTACGGACCTATGACCAGATTCGCGCGCAAACCCGCTACCGGCGCAGGTAGCGCGTCGATCGCGCGCGGCCCACGCGGTGCACGCGTCCGGCTTGATGCAGGCCCGTTAGGTCGCGGGTCGCCGAGGGGACGGAAACCTGGAAACTTTCCGCATAGGTCTGGACGTCGATGGGCACGTCGGCGGGCCAGTTTTTCAGAAACAAATTCTGACGGTGATTGAGCTTGGTGTCGTAGTCGAAATTTTTCGCGGCGGCGGCAACGGTCTCGGTCGGTTCCGGCGTGGGCTCCGTGATCGTTCCCGCGACCGCGTCGGTGATCGCCTCGTCCAGATTCATGCGGTCGTGCAGTTTGACGGAGGAGTGCAGGCGGTAGGACTCGCCGTCGAATTGCAGCCAATCCTCCTGCGGGGCGAGGAGCTTTCGCAGCGTCGCGAGGGCCCGGTGCAAAAGTGAATCGTGGCGAAGCGGATCGTACTGATAGCCCCAGACTTCCGTGACCAGTTCTTCTTTCGATTTGAGTCCGCCGCTCAGGCTTCGGATCAAACGCGCCATGAGGTTCGTGAGTCCCTGACGTTTGACGGTGATCTCGCCCGCGGCACTCAGCGCGAGACCTTTCGGAATGAAACCGACGATGAGCGCGTTATCGCTGCGATCCAGACCCAGAAGTCGCGGCAAGAGTCCCCAGTACTCTTCGCGCAGAATGACGGGCGCCGCTTTTTCGGGAGCGACCTCGATCAGATCCATCAGATCGCCCAGTGGATCTTCACCCAAAGGAAGCATGTTCGTGCGACCGACGGCGCGCGCGTTCAAGCGTTTTTGCCAGAAGACCGCGTCCGCCTCGTCGATCAGCGGCGGGGGTTGTTTCAATAAACGCGCCTCGAGTCCGCGCATTTCGTTCATGACCAGATGATCGACCTGCGGATCCAGCAGCACCATGCCCGAACGTAAAATGCCGAGCGCGGCCAGATCTTGCCCGCGCAGGTACTGCAAAAACGCGAGCCGAAAATTCAGCCGCGCCGTCTGGCGTTTGTTCTGAAACTGATGGACCAAATGGAACGCGTCTTTCAGGGCCTCTTCCGCGCGGGTGAGCTGTCCCCGCAGGACGCGCTGGCGCGAAAGTTCCATCAGAAACTCCGCGCGTGAGTAAGTGTCCGAAGTTTTCAGCGCGGCGATGGAGTCTTCGAGTCGACGAATGGATTCGCCGCCCCAAAGTCCGACCTGGCAGGCGTATTTCAAATGGGAAACCTCGATCGCCGAGACGAGGCTTTCGTTCCCGAGTTTTTCGGCTTGGCGACTGGCGCGTTCGAAGTAGTCGAAGCTTGTGCGGACGCGGCCCAGATGAAAATAGACGTGCGCGAGCAGATCGCGCGATACGACCTCGCCCCAGGTGAACCCATGGCGTTCGGCGGTGACGAAAGCTTTTTCCCCGAAGCGCGCGGACTTTTCGAAATTTCCGCGGAAGTAGAAATAGAGAGCGGGGCCTTGATCGATGAAGAACTCCTCGGCGAAGTCCTTCAGGCGTTCGCGGTGCGCGAGGTTGCGTTTCATCAAGGAGCGGGCGCGGCCGTACTCCGAACGGCGTAACGCTCCCAGGGCCTCGAAGTAGAGGGTCGGGGCGAGCAGACTCGGCACACCGGGAATTCTTTGCTTGGCGGCCTGGGCGCGTGGCCAGTCGCCGACGAAGATCGCGCTCCCCAAAAGCCACGGCAGATCCTCGGGCCTTTGCCGGGCGAGGGGCACCTCAAGTGCCTTTAGATATTCACCTTTTTCGAAGTGGGTCCGCAGCGCCATCGGTCCAGGGATTAGCGCGTTTTTCGAATCGAATCAAATCAAATCAGATTGATCAGAATTCCTGATTTCCATCTGGGGGGGCGCTTTGGCATGTTGGCCCTGTCAGCCGATGTCGGGTTGAGGAGGTTAGGGTGAGCATGAAGGCGGGAGTTCTGGGGACCATGATCCTGTCCATGCTTTGGCTTGCGGCCTGCCAAGAGAGCACGCTTAAAACGGGCTTTCGGGGTGGGGACGGGGGGCCGCAAGCGCTCCGCTTCTGCGACGTCGCTTTGTCTTACGAATCGGTGAAACCGATTTTCGAGAACCGTTGCCAGCGCTGTCACCAATCGGGCTCGCGGAATGCGGTGACGTCTTACAACGAGGTCTTCCGCATCAAGGACTCGATTCATTTCGAAGTTTCGAATGACCTTATGCCCGATGACGGTCCCCTCGTCGCGGATCAGAAACGTTTGATGGTGGCGTGGCTCGAAGCCGGCGCGCCCGAGACCTCCGCGCAAGTTCTGGCCTGCCCGCCCACCGGCGGCGGCGAGAAGCCCGGCCCGCCGGGAGACCAACCAGCAGAGCCGCCGCCGGTCGCGCCGACACCCACGCCGCCCGGCCAAGGGCCCGCGCGCACGTACGCGGAGCTGCGCGAGAAGGTGTTGGTCCCGAAGTGTATGAACTGCCACAGCCTGGATGGCTCGGCGATGCTTTACGATTTCACCGACTATCGCAGCATGGTGGCTTTAACCGATATCTTTGACCGTGCGAATCCCGCGAACAGCGTGATCGTGCAGGTCGTGCTCAAGGAAGGCCGCGGGCAAATGCCGCCCGTGCGGAGCAATATTCCGCGTTTGACCGACGATGAAGTCGAGCTCTTGCGCGGCTGGATTGAAGACGGACTTTTAGAGTAACGCGAACCAAACAAACTCGGATGACGAATCACCGGCCAAGACCGGAAGGGATTCGTTCGTCCAAAAGCAGGGGGAAATATGAAGAAGGAAGCCTATGTGACCGCGTTGATGATCTTGATGGGCAACTTGGGCGCCGCCCACGCGGCGATCGCGAAAGTCGACATCAAGCCCGAGCAGGGAAACGTGCAGTTCCTGGCCGTCGGTAAACCCGCGTTCCTGAAAATCAAGGGCGAAGCGAAAGGCCCGGTCGGCGCGGTCGAGAAAAAGGGCGAAAACTGGGGCGCCGAATTCCAATTCGATCTCGGCACGCTCGAAACGGGAATCGCCCTGCGCGACGAGCATATGAAAGACAAATACCTCGAGGTCGGCAAACACCCGAAAGCGAAACTCACGATCGCGAAGTTGGATCTTCCCGCGGATTGGACTCCGGTCACGGCCCTTTCGAAAGAGATGCCTTTCACCGGTGAGCTTGAAATGCACGGCGTGAAGAAGCCGGTCAAAGGAACGGCGCAAGTGGATTCGGGCGCGAACGGGACTTCCGTCAGCGCGAAATTCCAACTCGCGATCACGGACTACCAGATCGGCATCCCCAGCTACGCGGGCGTCACCGTCGCGGACAAGGTCGATGTCGAAGTGAACTTGAAGAACTTGAAGTAATCGAAGGGGGCATCCGTGAAGGCTTTATCGTTCGTTCTGCTTTTCATTTTCGGGATGGGGTTCGCGGCGCCGGCTTGGGCCTTCCCCGAGATGATCCGTCACGGCTACACGAGTTGCATGACCTGCCACGTGTCGCCGAACGGGGGCGGACTGATGACGCCTTACGGCCGCTCCATGTCCAAAGAGATTCTCAGTCGACACGCCTACGAGGGCGAAGAGCGGCTTTTCCACGGCGCGCTCGACGCCGAGGGCTTGAACAGCTGGCTCGATGGCTCGCGCGAGATCGGCTTCAACGTCGGCGGCGACGTGCGCTGGGTCCAGTCGCACAAAGAATCGAACGACGCCCGCGAGCGCCGTTCGATTTTCATGCAAGCCGAAATCGAGGCCGCGGCACAATACAAAACGCTCACGCTGACCGGTGCGTTCGGCCGCTTCCCGAAAGGGCGTGACGAATTCGTTTCGCGCTCGCGGAAGTGGTCGGCGATTTACCGGCCGCTCGACGGCGTTTCGATCCGGGCGGGACGTTTTCTGCCCAGTCACGGGCTGCTGGTGCCCGAGCACATCTACCTCACCCGCAAGGAGCTCGGTTTCGATCAAGGTTTCGAGCGCAACGCGCTGGAAGTGGCGTGGGTCACCGAAAAATTCACGATCTTCGTCACCAAAACGAAGGACCCCGACGGACAGCTTTTCCAAGAGGATGGACTGTCCTTGCGGGTCGAACAGACGCTGGCCGAGACGAAGAAGTGGGGGCTCAGCGTTTACCGGGGGGACGGCCCCGCGCAGGATCGCTTGCTTGTCGGCGCCGACGCGCAGCTCGCGTTCGGGCACTCGTTCGTGACGCTCGCGGAAATCAACTACGTCGAAAACGAAAACACGGCGGTGAAAACGCGGGGCTTCGTGGGCATGAGTAAAACCTCGTACGAATTCACGCGCGGCGTGTTCGCGCAGTTATTCCTGGAAAGGTCCCATCGCGACGTCGGAAATCCGCTCGGCTACCGTGACGGATTCGGACCGGGGTTCCAATTCTTCCCGCGTCCCCATTGGGAGCTGTCGGGGCACTGGATCCGTCGGGTCGATGCGCAGAATTCGCAGCGTTCGGGAGATGAGGCGTATCTTCTCTTGCACTACTACCTATAAGCACGCACCGGGCCGGATTCTTAATTTCGTTTGCATCCGGATTTTAGGGTGGACTCGCGCGCCCGCTTCGATTCAAATTCCGCCACCACCGGGGGACACATGAGTCGACGTTCGCTATGGATCAGCGGCCTCTCCATTTTAGTTTTAGCCTTCCTCGCCCTGCACAGCGAGGCGAAACCGCTCGCCACAACGTCGAACCAAGGGGTCGCCACAACGTCGAACCAAGGGGTCGCCAAAACGTCGAACCAGAGGTTCGCCACAAGCCAGTGGCAAGGCGACGTCGTCATCCGCACCACGGATAAGGTTTTCCAGTCGGGGCCGGTGCCCACGGACCTGGCCGACTGCCGGGCCCGCATCGCGAAGATCGTCTGCCTGGTCGAGCCGATGAACGCTGACGAAGAGGGCGACGATTTCGACCAGCGCGCCTGCGAGCCGGGCGGTGAAAGCTACGCCTGGGCTTTCGAAGGCCACTTCGACCGGAGCGTGCCCGTGATCCAAAAGATGTACTGTCACCTTTCGAAAATCTGGATCGAGAAGTCGTTCGTGGGCACGGCCTACGCGGGCCTGGTGCGCGACTCTTCGGGAAAAACGATCGGCGGCGGGATCGGCATTCGCCGTGAGGTTTTGGAATCGAAGTTGGGTTTTGACGATTGGCTTTCATGGAAAGAAGAAACGAGTTTCGGCGGCAGCGCGGACTCGAACGCGCCACGGATCGGCGTCTTGAACTACGTCTCGAACCGTCCGACGTCGGACTTCTTTCTGGATTACGTGCTGAACCACGAGTTCGGGCACATCTTCGACTTCGCGAACGGACTGAATGCCACGACCGAATGCCGTTACCGCGAGAAGGCGCCGGGCGAATGGGAGCGCGTGGGGACCTGCGAACCGCTGCCGGGAACTTGGGGCGCGCTCAGCTGGCGCAACGTCAGCGAGCCGCTCGCCGGAAACGATTTCGCCGGCCGCGAGAAGATCTGTTTTTATTTCTGCAACGGCCAGTTCCTGAAAGCGGCCGAGGCGATTGATCTGTTCCTGGGGATGCTGGGCACGAACTTCCCGTCGACCTACTCGAGCCGTTATCCGTCCGAGGACTTCGCCGAAAACTTCGCGCTGAAGCTCGCGCACGACGACGGGCTGAGACTCAAGCTCGAGACGGGGGGCCACTCGCTGGATCTGAGCGGTCATTTCCTGGGGCCGAAGCTCGATACCAAACGACGTTACGTCGAAGATCTGATCCAAAAAGGCCCCCGCTATCCGGGGGAGTAAAAAAAAGCCCGCGGGATGCGGGCTTTTTTCTTAGTAAATGAGAGCCGGTTCGGTACCGCTCTGTTCGCGATCTTTGCCGCGGACTTCGTAACGTAAAATCCCGATGGGGTCGTCCGCGAACTCCCGCGAAATGGACATGAACTTGAGCATTCCGTCCTCGGAGAGCGTGGGATCTTGGATCTTCAGGGCCTGTTCGATGGCGGGCTCATTCAGGTTGATGGTCTTCGCGGTGAAGACGACGTGGCAGACGTACTCGCGACCTTCGATGTCGCATTCCATCTTGTCGATACCGTTGCCGGCCCAGACGTCTTTTTCGCCCCGCTGTACGCTCGAGATTTGATAAACGATGGGCGTGCCGACGAGGGCGGCGGGGAGTTCAAAACGGACTTGGGAGTCGCGCATGAAGTCGCCCGAGTTCGCGAATTCAACCGGGTAGATGTTCGAGCCTTGAAGTTCGGGATTATCGGTCGGGACCTCGTAGGTGCCTTTGAGCGAGCGGGCCTGCGCGGCGTGGGCGACAAGCGTCGTCAGTAGGGCCAGGATCAGCGTCTTCATGTTCCCTCCTGCCCTCATTTCTATGCCGTTTCATTGCGGGCGGCAAGACTCGAAACGGGTTATGAAGTGGTGTCAAAACTTCGTGTTTTCCGAGGTTGAAACTTGGTCCGGGCTTTGCTGAAAGGGGACTGAACGTGCCAACCCAGGCCAAATTGACGCCAATTTGCCCCAGAGAAAAGGGAGAACTCCTCATGATGTCTTTACGGAAACAAGCGACATGGACGACGCTCGGTTTGAGCTTCCTGGCTTCCACCGCCATGGCTCAGGCCACCTTCAACCCCATTACGACCAAGGATTGGGTCCTCGAGGACCTTGGCGCGGTGTGTTTGGCCCATACCCAACGGGTGATCGAGAACCAAACCTACCGGCTCGAGATGCAAATCGACAAGTCGGCCCAGTTCCCGGTGGAAGTGTTCGTGCGGGAGGTTCCCGCGGGCAACGGGACTCAATACGCCCGTTTCGTTTACGATAAATCCAAAGGCATCAATTATGACTTCTCTCCCCTCGCGGACGCGTCGGGGAACGTGAGCCTGTATCAGGTCCCTCGCGGTTCGACGGCGCTGGTGTCTTACATCAAACGCTCGCTCAGCCTGCCGGTGGAGTTCGTGAGCGCCGGTGTGCCCGCGCGCAAAGTCGACTTCTCGTTGCGGGGCTCGTCGGTCACGCTCGACAATCTGATCGCGCGCTGTAACGCGAAGAAGGCGCTGACCTCGAACGAGTTCGAAAAGAATTTCTTCGACCTGGCGAAGTTGCTGGCCTTGGATCCGTTGTCGCTGCGCCCGGATCAAGTCGCACGTTTGCGGAACGCCTACCTGTCGGGCCATCAGGCCTACGTCGCGCGTGACGCGAAACAAGGTGAGCTGCAAGCCCTGACCAACAAATACATGAAGCAGCTGCGTGAGCTCGACCGCCTGAAAGGGAGTCTCGACAATCTGACGCAAAAAGAGCTCGCGAACCTGAACGCGCGCAAAGCGACCCTGGACCAGAAGATCGCGGATCTGGATAAAGCGATCGCTTCGAAACAAGGCGAGATCGCGGCGAAAGACCAAGAGCTTCAGCAGCGCAATGCCGCTTACGATGCCGCTTGGCAGGTGCTGGCTCCGCTGAAGCCGGAGCACGACCGGTTGCAGTCATCGCTGGGACAGGCCCAGAACTCGCTGAACTCGTGGAACAATCGTTTGGGTCAGATCGACTCGGGCATCCGCAACACGCAAAGCGAGATCGCCAATCTGAACTCCGAGGCGGATCAAGTTCGCCGCCAGCTGAGTTCGGTGGACAGCGATTTGGATCGCGCACGTCGCAACCTGAACGATGCGGAAAACGAACTGCGCCGCTTCGACCCCCGTCGCGAGCTGCAAGAGCGTCTGCGCCGCCAACCCGGCTACGATATGAACAAACGTGACGTCGAACGTTTCGAGCGGGAGCTGCAACAGGCCGAGCGCCAAGTGGATCGCGCCGAACGCGAACTGGATCAAAAGCGTCGTCAATTGGACCAGTGCCGCACGCAACCCAACGCGAACTGCGCGGGCGAACAGTCGGCGGTGCAACAGGCGCAGCAAGATGTGCAGCGTGAACGCCAGGACGTGCAACGTCTGCGCGGTCAATTGCAGAACGCCCGTCAACAAGTCGATTGGGCCGAGCGCCGCGCGGAAAACGAAGTCCGTGATATCGAAAACCGCCTGCGGAACGAGGAAAGCGACGCCCGTCGCCGCTACTCGAATCTCGAGAGCCAACGCCACAACCTGGACAGCCGTTTGCGGAACATCGTGAATTACGAAATTCCGAATCGTCAAAACACGATCAATGCCTTGCGCTCGGAACGTCCGTCGGTCGTCTCGAACATCAACTCGTGGCAAGGGGAAGTGGCTTCCCGCAAGAAGACCTACGATGATTACAAAGCCTCGGTGGGTTGGGACGCGAAGAAAGCGGCGGTCGATCAAACCGCGGCGGAAGTGTCACGCGTGAAAAAAGAGCTGCAGAAACTCGAGGCCGAAAATACGGCGCTCGCGAACGAACTGGCGAAGCAGAAGAAGTCGCTCGCGTCGCTGATGAAAGAGATCGAGGCGATCCTCGCGAAGATCGAAGAGACCGAAGGTAAGTCGGCCGAAGTGCAAGAGCTGCTGAAGCCCTACTTCGAAGCGAAAGCGAAGCTCGAAGCCGAAATCACGGGCCTGAATCAGCTGTTTGAAAGCAACAAAGCGGCCTACAACGGCGAGCTGGGCGCCTAAAGCTGGCACGAAAACCCGGTGGGGCCCAAAACGGGCACCGGGTTTTC contains the following coding sequences:
- a CDS encoding tetratricopeptide repeat protein, whose translation is MDYRLVAFFFLLFGALGALFQMRETEPAPPPERAGRGIAVVAGRAATPLTPPKKISASETPNAPGSQVPLIVTSDPCLWMKTPTPGGTQAQAANYLKDVASGLSAADQDLLDWMFEIPNAKPREEPSTARRFLEGLSEAGIFLGRGNTARVNIPKAIQILEEAQSGDPGNGAFDLFLASLYQRQGRGPEALEAARRGLAKDRFDVYMTDISKKLLAAPGDSVGFLKAVQLFSVMPVPDMNPVREALLSLTRSPDYAPDVFRFAERIVDQATGSRAPYNHLDWWLSSYVMASHVLARRGQDIPRAFELNQEFNRFPDVSVLTDPDGRCNANEINVAIERFQAEIGATRRSAVRSENPSRTPN
- a CDS encoding YceI family protein, with the protein product MKKEAYVTALMILMGNLGAAHAAIAKVDIKPEQGNVQFLAVGKPAFLKIKGEAKGPVGAVEKKGENWGAEFQFDLGTLETGIALRDEHMKDKYLEVGKHPKAKLTIAKLDLPADWTPVTALSKEMPFTGELEMHGVKKPVKGTAQVDSGANGTSVSAKFQLAITDYQIGIPSYAGVTVADKVDVEVNLKNLK